A genomic segment from Anabas testudineus chromosome 6, fAnaTes1.2, whole genome shotgun sequence encodes:
- the LOC113165345 gene encoding SLAM family member 6: protein MGHFAAMVGVIFLLGLINLSAANRDTCDLYAAVGLSVTLPLDFDGLTNAHELKWFHNNTVVFHRKQNKLIVVKTGDISPMGSLQLKNLQFSDAGTYQADVLHPNNSIAKKWSGRLCVQGKVPKPQLTYICDFEFCTVNLNCIVTSPEGLVFSWTLGKKTLLNQTRQTWSISLSHLKGENVMCSVGNKVNRENSDVVRLTCKSPTWANLHCFTFKTMAAVLAGAGGLILLLLIIIIILCCHHKRAKTQMRLTNKVQLRMPSLNKQESGSISPDYETMHGTEDYLSPSPKPSPRACYKNDSQLEGQSVQLSAAAEELKPSPVPKPRTKITQTTNM, encoded by the coding sequence ATGGGACATTTTGCTGCCATGGTTGGTGTCATCTTTCTGTTGGGATTAATCAACCTCTCAGCAGCAAACAGGGACACCTGTGACCTCTATGCTGCAGTCGGGCTGAGTGTGACTTTGCCTCTCGACTTTGATGGACTGACAAACGCACATGAGCTGAAGTGGTTTCATAATAACACAGTAGTTTTCcacagaaagcaaaacaaattgaTTGTTGTAAAAACGGGGGACATCTCTCCAATGGGATCTCTTCAACTGAAGAACCTACAATTCTCAGATGCAGGGACTTACCAAGCCGATGTGCTGCATCCAAATAACAGTATAGCTAAAAAATGGAGTGGTCGTCTCTGTGTGCAAGGCAAGGTACCAAAACCTCAACTCACTTACATCTGTGACTTTGAGTTCTGTACTGTTAATCTAAATTGCATTGTAACCAGTCCTGAGGGTTTGGTGTTCTCATGGACACTAGGTAAAAAGACACTACTAAaccaaacaagacaaacatggagtaTATCACTGTCACACCTGAAAGGAGAAAACGTGATGTGTAGTGTGGGAAACAAAGTTAACAGGGAGAATAGTGATGTTGTTCGTCTAACCTGTAAAAGTCCAACATGGGCAAATTTACATTGTTTTACATTCAAAACCATGGCGGCAGTGCTGGCAGGAGCCGGGGGTCTGATCCTGCTTTTGctcatcataatcatcatttTATGTTGTCACCACAAACGTGCCAAAACCCAAATGAGACTCACGAACAAAGTGCAACTCAGGATGCCTTCTCTAAACAAGCAAGAGTCTGGCTCCATCAGCCCGGACTACGAGACTATGCACGGGACAGAGGACTATCTGTCCCCGAGCCCCAAGCCTTCACCAAGAGCCTGTTACAAGAATGACTCTCAGCTTGAAGGTCAGAGTGTGCaactctctgcagctgctgaggaaCTAAAACCTTCACCGGTGCCAAAGCCAAGGACGAAAATCACCCAGACAACAAACATGTGA